In Jannaschia sp. W003, the genomic stretch CCGCGCGATTCCTCGAGGTAGCGCGGCTCCGTCTCGCGCACGGCGCGCGCGGGGAGCGCCGCGCGGAGGCGCGCCTCGATGGCGGAGGCCGGGGTCACTGCGCGCTCGGGTAGCGGGGGGAGAGGACGAGGATCGTGGGGCGCTGGGGCAGCGTGCGCAGCGAGACCTCCGCGAAGGGCTCGGCGCGGCGCTCCACCGCGAAGGCGCCCTCGGCCGCCATCGCGTCGAGGAAGCGCCCGAGCGTGGCCTCGCCGAACCAGTGCATCGGCAGCACCAGCGAGGACTGAAGGCGCCCCAGCACCCGCGCGAGCGTCGCGTGGGGCAGCGTCAGGCCGCCGTCCACGGGCGCCATCACCACGTCGAGCCGGCCGAGGGCTGCGTACTGCTCGGGGGTCGGCTCGTGGTGGAGATGGCCGAGATGGCCGATGCACAGGCCCGCGACCTCGAACACGAAGATGCTGTTGCCGCTCCGCTCGCCGCCCCGGCCCGGGCGCAGGTCGGTGGAGACCGAGCGCACCAGCATCTCGCCTAGGTCGAGGTAGTGATCCGCGGGCGTGCCGGGACGGTCCTCGGACCAGCCCCGCAGCACGTGGGCGATGCCCTCGCCCGGGTCGGGCGTCCAGTGCGAGATGTGGCCGCGGTTCATGGTGGCCACGTCCGGCACGATCCCGACGCCCGCGAAGCCGTTGTAGTCGGTCACCGCGCGCAGCCCGCCCTCGGTCTCCAGGAGGAACATGGAGTGGTCGACGTAGTTCAGGCGCACCGAGTTCCGCTCCAGCGGCGCCCCGAAGGCGGCTCGCCAGACCAGCCCCGGCGCGGCGTCGGCCACGGCGATGCAGTGGCTGGGACGCCGCTCCTGCGCGCCCGCGGGCAGTGCGAGCGTGGCGGCGGCGGCGAGCATGGCGGCAAGCGTTCGGATCATGGCGGAACCCTCCGCCCGGAGAGCTAGGGCGGGATGCGGGCGCGGCACCCCCCCTAGCCGACCTCGGTGCGGCCCCGGCGGTCGGAGCGCAGGCTGGCGTAGAGCACGTGGTTGCGCCAGCGGCCGTCGATCTGCAGGTAGCTCTGCGCCACGCCCTCGTATTTGAACCCGCAGCGCTCCAGGAGCCCGCGGCTGGCGGCGTTCTCCTCGAGGCAGGCGGCCTCGAGGCGGCTGAGGTCGAGGCGGCGGAAGGCGTGGTGGACCAGCGCGTCGATGGCCTCGCGCATGTAGCCCTGCCGGGCGTGGGGCTGGCCGATCCAGTAGCCCAGCGTGCCCGACTGCGCCGGCCCGCGCCGCACGTTGTCGAGGGTGATCGCGCCCAGGAGCGCGCCGTCCTCGCGGCGCTGGAGGAACAGCGCCAGCGCGGTGCCCCCGGACTGGCTGCGCTGCGCCCAGTAGACGCGGTTGGTGAAGGCGCGGCGGCTCAGGTGGTCGTGGGCCCAGGACGGCTCCCATGGCTGCAGGAACCGGGCCGAGCCCTCGCGCAGCGCGACCCAGGCGCGGTAGTCCCCGTGCTGGGGCAGCCGCAGGGTCATGCGGTCGGTCTCGATGCGGGGACGGCGCAGGCGCGAGAACATCAGGCGACGAGCCGCTCCCGCAGGCGAGCCGCCTCGGGCGCGGCCTCCACGGGGCCGTAGAGCGCGAGCGCAGGCTCGGTGCCCACCAGCGCCTCGGCATGGGCGCGCAGGGCGGCGGCGTCCACGGCGTCGATGCGCTCTACGGTCTCCGAAAGCGGGATCACCCGGTCCCAGATGGCGACCACGCGGGCGAGGCGCTCGGCGCGCGAGGACGGGGATTCGAGGCCCATCAGCAGGCCCGACTTCATCTGCGCCCGGGCGCGCGCCACCTCGGCCTCGGTCATGTCCTCGGCGGAGCGCTTCAGCTCGTCGACGCACAGCTCGGCCAGTGCGCCCACGTCCTCGGCGCCGGTGCCGGCATAGACCGTCAGCATCCCAGTGTCGGCATAGGCGCTGACGGAGGCGAAGATGGTGTAGCACAGGCCGCGCTTCTCGCGGGCCTCCTGGAACAGGCGGCTCGACATGCCGCCCCCCATGGCGCCGGCATAGACCTGGGCGGCGTGGATCGCGTCGTCCCGGTAGCCCGGCTGGGGCAGCGCGAAGGCGAGGTGGGCCTGCTCGAGGTCCTTGCGGGTGCGGTGCTCGCCGCCGCGCCACTCGGCGGGATCGGCGGCCGAGGGGGCGGAGGGTGGCAGATGTCCGAACAGCCGCTCGGCCAGGCGCACGATCTCGTCGTGGTCCACGGCGCCCGCGGCCGAGAGGATCAGCGAGCCCGCGCCGTAGTGCTCGGCGGTGAAGCGCTGGAAGTCGCCCCGCCCGAAGGTCCCCACCCGCTCGGCGGGGCCGAGGATGGTGCGGCCCATGGCCTGCCGCGGATAGGCGGCCTCCTGCAGCCAGTCGAAGATGATGTCGTCGGGGGTGTCCAGCGCCTGCCCGATCTCCTGCAGGATCACGCCGCGCTCGATCTCGATCTCGGCGGGATCGAAGGTGGGGTTCAGAACGATGTCCGAGATCAGGTCCACGGCCAGCGGCACGTCGGCGGCCAGCACGCGGGCGTAGTAGGCGGTGACCTCGCGCGAGGTGTAGGCGTTGATGTAGCCGCCCACGTCCTCGATCTCCTCGGCGATGCGCAGGGCCGAGCGGCGCGCGGTGCCCTTGAAGGCCATGTGCTCGAGGAAGTGGGCGATGCCGTTCTGCTCGGGCCGCTCGTGGCGGCCGCCCGCGTTGACCCATACGCCGACGGCGGCCGACTCGAGGCCCGGCATGCGCTCGGTCACGATGCGCATGCCGTTGGCAAGGCGGTGGAGCTGCGCGCTCATGCGGCCTGCGCCTCGCGGCTGCGGTCGATCAGCGCCTCCACGGCGGCGAGGTCGTTTGCGATGCGCTCGGTGCGCTCGGGGCGGTCCATGAGGTCGGCCATGCGGGGGGGCAGCGCGGGGCGCACCCCCGTCGCGGCCTCCACGGCGTCCGGGAACTTGGCGGGATGCGCGGTGGCGAGGGTCACCATGGGCGTGGTTCCCAGATGCTGCTCGGCCACGAAGGCGCCCACCGCCGAATGGGGGCACAGCGTCTCGCCGGTGCGCCGGGCGAAGGCGCGGATCGTGGCGGTGGTCTCCGCCTCCGAGGCGCGGCCCGAGGCGTAGGTCTCCTGCAACGCCTGCAATGCCCCTTGCGAGACGGTGAAGCCGCCCGAGGCCAGCTCCTCCATCAGCTGGCGGACTGCGGCGCCGTCGCCGCCGTAGGCGAGGTGGAGCGCGCGCTCGAAGTTGGATGACACCTGGATGTCCATCGACGGCGAGATCGAAGGAAGGACCTCGCCGGTGCGGTATTCACCGGTGCGCAGGACGCGGTCGAGGATGTCGTTGTGGTTGGTGGCCACCACCAGCCGCTCGATCGGCAGGCCCATGCGCTTGGCGATGTGGCCGGCGAAGACGTCGCCGAAGTTGCCCGTGGGCACGGTGTAGCTGACGGGCCGGTGCGGGGCGCCGAGGGCGGTGGCGGCGGTGAAGTAGTAGACCACCTGCGCCAGCACGCGGGCGAAGTTGATGGAGTTCACGCCCGCCAGCCCCACCCGGTCGCGGAAGGCGAAGTCGTTGAACATCCCCTTCACCAGCGCCTGGCAGTCGTCGAAGTGCCCGTCCACGGCGACGGCGTGGACGTTGGCGGCATCGGGCGTGGTCATCTGCCGGCGCTGCACCTCGGAGACGCGGCCGTGGGGGTAGAGGATGAACACGTCCACCGCATTGAGCCCCGCGAAGGCCTCGATCGCGGCCGAGCCGGTGTCGCCCGAGGTGGCGCCGACGATCGTGACGCGCTCGCCCCGGCGCGCCAGCACGTGCTCGAACATGCGGCCGATGAGCTGCATGGCGAAGTCCTTGAAGGCCAGCGTCGGCCCGTGGAACAGCTCCAGCAGGAAGTGGTCGGGGCCGAGCTGCTTGAGCGGCGCACGGGCGTCGTGGCCGAAGCCCGCGTAGGCGGAGGTGACGAGGTCCGCGAAGGTCGCCTCGTCGAAGGCGTCCCCGACGAAGGGCATCATCACGCGGCGCGCGACCTCCTCGTAGGGCAGCCCCGCGAGGGCGGCGATGTCGGCATGCGAGAGGGTCGGCACGGTCTCGGGCACGTAGAGGCCGCCGTCCCGGGCGAGGCCGGAGAGCATCGTGTCCTCGAACGAAAGCACGGGGGCCTGCCCCCGGGTGGATACGTAGCGCATAGGGCCCCTCAAGCGGTCGGGCGGGTCATACGCCAGCCGAGGAACGCTGTCATCCCCGCCCAGACGAGGGCCAGGCCGAACCACTGCACGGCGTATCCGAGGTGGTTGTCGGGGATGCCGGCCGTCCCCACGGGGGCGGGCCGCACGGGGATGCCCGCGGGCGAGACGGTGCGGGCGACGACCATGACCGGCTCGGTGCCCAGGGCCGCCGCCATGGCGGGCACGTCGCGGCCGAACCACAGGTCGCCGTCCGGGTCCGGGATCGCGCCGCCCGATTCCGCAGGCCAGTCGAGGTTGCCGGTCACCAGGAGGCGCGCAGGGATCGGCTCGGTGCCCTCGGGCGAGACGCCGAGGTCCACGAGGATGCGGCGGCCGCCCGCCTCGGCCGGGGTCTCCAGCGGCACCACCACGCGGTGCCCCGCCCCGCCCCCGCGCCAGGTGCCGAAGACGCGCAGGCGCCCCTCGCCCACGGCGCCCTCGACGGTGACGGCGCGCAGGCGATCGGCCTCGGGGTCGGGCGCCTCGGGCAGCGCGGTGGGCGCGGCTTCGAGACGCGCCTCGATGTCGGCGATCACGCCCCGCTTCCACGCCATGCGGTCGAGTTGCCACAGCCCCAGCGCCACGAGCACGGCGCAGCCGCCGAGGCCGAACAGGACGAGGAAGAGAAAGCGCATGGGCGGGCCCTTCAAACGCGAAGCGGCGCGGGAGATCCCGCGCCGCGAAGATGGGTCGTGGGTGCGGGGGTCAGCCGCCCCAGATGTAGACGGCGGCGAAGAGGAACAGCCAGACCACGTCCACAAAGTGCCAGTACCAGGCGGCGGCCTCGAAGCCGATGTGCTTCTCGGGCGTGAAGTGCCCCTGCTGGAGCCGCACGAGGCAGACCGCGAGGAAGATCGTGCCGATCACCACGTGGGCGCCGTGGAAGCCCGTCGCCATGAAGAAGTTGGCGCCGTAGATGTTGCCCGAGAAGCCGAAGGCGGCATGGGAGTACTCGTAGGCCTGGAAGAACGTGAACAGGACGCCGAGGCCGATGGCGAGCACGAGGCCCCACTTCATGTCCTCGCGGTTGTTCTCGTGGACCAGGGCGTGGTGCGCCCAAGTGGCGGCGGCGCCCGAGCACAGCAGGATCAGCGTGTTGATCAGCGGCAGGTGCCAGGGGTCGAAGGTCTCGATGCCGGCGGGCGGCCAGACGCCGTCCACGGCCGGCGAGCCGGGGCCCATCGGGTACATGGCATGCTTGAAGAACGACCAGAACCACGCCGCGAAGAACATCACCTCGGACATGATGAAGAAGATGAAGCCGTAGCGCAGGCCGATGCGGACCACGGGGGTGTGGTCGCCCTGGTTCGACTCTCGGATCACGTCGGCCCACCAGGCGAACATGACGCCCAGCACGCCCACGAAGCCGGCGGCGAAGAGCCAGGGGCCGGAGCCCTTCATCCACAGCACCGCGCCGATGAGCATGAAGAAGCCCGAGACGGCGCCCAGGAAGGGCCAGATCGAGGGCGGCAGGATGTGGTAGTCGTGGTTCTTGGCGTGGGCCATCGTCGTCCCTCTCAGTTGGTCCTGGGCGGCGCGTCCTGCGCCAGCGCCGCATAGTCTTCGGGCAGGTCCGTCACGTGGAACGTGTAGGACAGGGTGATCTCGCTTACCCCCTGCGCCTCGACGTCGTCCACCATGGCGGGGTCGACGTAGAAGGTCACGGGCATGGACACGGTCTCGCCGGGGGCAAGGACCTGCTCCTCGAAACAGAAGCAGTCGATCTTCACGAAGTGCGGCCCGGCGGCGAAAGGCGCGACGTTGAAGCTCGCCGTGCCGGCCACGGGGGCATCGGTGGGGTTGGTGGCCTCGTAGAAGGCGATGTGGGTCTCGCCGATGCGGACCTCCATCTGCCGCTGCACGGGTCGGAACTCCCAGGGCATGCCGCGCTCGCGCGAGGCGTCGAAGCGCACCTTCACGGTGCGGTCCAGCACCTCCGCGGCGCCCGAAGCCGAGGCCACCGTGGTGCCCCCGTAGCCCGTCACGCGGCAGAACAGGTCGTAGAGCGGCACCGACGCCCAGCCGAGGCTCCCCATGCCGATCACGGTGGCGAGGGTGGCGGCCACCACGCGCCCGTTCGGGGAGAGGTCGCGGAACCACTTCATTCGGTGTCCTCCGGCAGCGGCAGCATCTGCGGGCGCATCACGTGGTCGAACCCTTCCGAGAGCCCGCCCTCGCGCACCTTCACGACGGTGACGGCGAAGACCACGAGGATGAAGCCCACGAGGGCCGCGAGCACGCCGAAGTTGCGGCCCCGGCGGCGGACGTGGGTCTCGCTGTCGGGGCGCATCACCACCCCCACGCGGCGGGCAGCGCGGCCTGCGCCACGAGCACGGCGAAGGACGCGAAGAGGTAGACCAGCGACCAGCGGAACAGGGCGCGCTCGGCGCGGTGGGCGTCCCCTTCCGAGGCGGCGTCG encodes the following:
- the thrC gene encoding threonine synthase; the protein is MRYVSTRGQAPVLSFEDTMLSGLARDGGLYVPETVPTLSHADIAALAGLPYEEVARRVMMPFVGDAFDEATFADLVTSAYAGFGHDARAPLKQLGPDHFLLELFHGPTLAFKDFAMQLIGRMFEHVLARRGERVTIVGATSGDTGSAAIEAFAGLNAVDVFILYPHGRVSEVQRRQMTTPDAANVHAVAVDGHFDDCQALVKGMFNDFAFRDRVGLAGVNSINFARVLAQVVYYFTAATALGAPHRPVSYTVPTGNFGDVFAGHIAKRMGLPIERLVVATNHNDILDRVLRTGEYRTGEVLPSISPSMDIQVSSNFERALHLAYGGDGAAVRQLMEELASGGFTVSQGALQALQETYASGRASEAETTATIRAFARRTGETLCPHSAVGAFVAEQHLGTTPMVTLATAHPAKFPDAVEAATGVRPALPPRMADLMDRPERTERIANDLAAVEALIDRSREAQAA
- a CDS encoding MBL fold metallo-hydrolase — protein: MIRTLAAMLAAAATLALPAGAQERRPSHCIAVADAAPGLVWRAAFGAPLERNSVRLNYVDHSMFLLETEGGLRAVTDYNGFAGVGIVPDVATMNRGHISHWTPDPGEGIAHVLRGWSEDRPGTPADHYLDLGEMLVRSVSTDLRPGRGGERSGNSIFVFEVAGLCIGHLGHLHHEPTPEQYAALGRLDVVMAPVDGGLTLPHATLARVLGRLQSSLVLPMHWFGEATLGRFLDAMAAEGAFAVERRAEPFAEVSLRTLPQRPTILVLSPRYPSAQ
- a CDS encoding GNAT family N-acetyltransferase, with the protein product MFSRLRRPRIETDRMTLRLPQHGDYRAWVALREGSARFLQPWEPSWAHDHLSRRAFTNRVYWAQRSQSGGTALALFLQRREDGALLGAITLDNVRRGPAQSGTLGYWIGQPHARQGYMREAIDALVHHAFRRLDLSRLEAACLEENAASRGLLERCGFKYEGVAQSYLQIDGRWRNHVLYASLRSDRRGRTEVG
- a CDS encoding SURF1 family protein, producing the protein MRFLFLVLFGLGGCAVLVALGLWQLDRMAWKRGVIADIEARLEAAPTALPEAPDPEADRLRAVTVEGAVGEGRLRVFGTWRGGGAGHRVVVPLETPAEAGGRRILVDLGVSPEGTEPIPARLLVTGNLDWPAESGGAIPDPDGDLWFGRDVPAMAAALGTEPVMVVARTVSPAGIPVRPAPVGTAGIPDNHLGYAVQWFGLALVWAGMTAFLGWRMTRPTA
- a CDS encoding pitrilysin family protein yields the protein MSAQLHRLANGMRIVTERMPGLESAAVGVWVNAGGRHERPEQNGIAHFLEHMAFKGTARRSALRIAEEIEDVGGYINAYTSREVTAYYARVLAADVPLAVDLISDIVLNPTFDPAEIEIERGVILQEIGQALDTPDDIIFDWLQEAAYPRQAMGRTILGPAERVGTFGRGDFQRFTAEHYGAGSLILSAAGAVDHDEIVRLAERLFGHLPPSAPSAADPAEWRGGEHRTRKDLEQAHLAFALPQPGYRDDAIHAAQVYAGAMGGGMSSRLFQEAREKRGLCYTIFASVSAYADTGMLTVYAGTGAEDVGALAELCVDELKRSAEDMTEAEVARARAQMKSGLLMGLESPSSRAERLARVVAIWDRVIPLSETVERIDAVDAAALRAHAEALVGTEPALALYGPVEAAPEAARLRERLVA
- a CDS encoding cytochrome c oxidase assembly protein, coding for MKWFRDLSPNGRVVAATLATVIGMGSLGWASVPLYDLFCRVTGYGGTTVASASGAAEVLDRTVKVRFDASRERGMPWEFRPVQRQMEVRIGETHIAFYEATNPTDAPVAGTASFNVAPFAAGPHFVKIDCFCFEEQVLAPGETVSMPVTFYVDPAMVDDVEAQGVSEITLSYTFHVTDLPEDYAALAQDAPPRTN
- a CDS encoding cytochrome c oxidase subunit 3, whose translation is MAHAKNHDYHILPPSIWPFLGAVSGFFMLIGAVLWMKGSGPWLFAAGFVGVLGVMFAWWADVIRESNQGDHTPVVRIGLRYGFIFFIMSEVMFFAAWFWSFFKHAMYPMGPGSPAVDGVWPPAGIETFDPWHLPLINTLILLCSGAAATWAHHALVHENNREDMKWGLVLAIGLGVLFTFFQAYEYSHAAFGFSGNIYGANFFMATGFHGAHVVIGTIFLAVCLVRLQQGHFTPEKHIGFEAAAWYWHFVDVVWLFLFAAVYIWGG